A single region of the Pseudomonas sp. B21-023 genome encodes:
- a CDS encoding formate/nitrite transporter family protein, producing the protein MSDAQNEKTPGLSADEEQEVSHNQPPRAAVLHEIIRYQGDQELERTLAALWWSALAAGLTMGLSLMAMGLFYARLPEGDSAQVIASLGYSAGFLAVILARQQLFTENTLTAVLPVMTAPTLSNLGRLLRLWSVVLLGNLAGTLLVAWVMLELPIFDSKTDIAFLEVGRKVMTNDISQMFAKGIVSGWMIATMVWMIPSMEHAKIWIILVITYLMALGDFTHIVVGSVEVSYLVWAGDETWQAFWLDFALPTLAGNIIGGSFIFALISHAQVRSDSGKPPSQLLKDEKPKKD; encoded by the coding sequence ATGAGCGATGCACAGAATGAGAAGACCCCGGGGCTGTCGGCGGACGAAGAGCAGGAAGTCAGCCACAACCAGCCGCCGCGGGCGGCAGTGTTGCACGAGATCATCCGCTACCAGGGTGACCAGGAACTGGAGCGCACCCTCGCCGCCTTGTGGTGGTCGGCACTGGCGGCAGGCCTGACCATGGGCCTGTCATTGATGGCCATGGGGCTGTTCTATGCCCGCCTGCCGGAAGGCGACAGCGCCCAGGTGATCGCCAGCCTGGGCTACAGCGCGGGGTTCCTGGCAGTGATCCTGGCCCGCCAGCAACTGTTCACCGAGAACACCCTGACCGCCGTGCTACCAGTTATGACCGCGCCCACCCTGAGCAACCTCGGCCGGCTGTTGCGCCTGTGGAGCGTCGTGCTGCTCGGCAACCTGGCCGGCACGCTGCTGGTGGCCTGGGTGATGCTCGAACTGCCAATCTTCGACAGCAAGACCGACATCGCCTTCCTTGAGGTGGGCCGCAAGGTGATGACCAACGACATCAGCCAGATGTTCGCCAAAGGCATCGTCTCCGGGTGGATGATCGCCACCATGGTCTGGATGATCCCCTCCATGGAGCACGCCAAGATCTGGATCATCCTGGTGATCACCTACCTGATGGCCCTGGGCGACTTCACCCACATTGTCGTGGGCTCGGTGGAAGTGTCGTACCTTGTCTGGGCCGGCGATGAAACCTGGCAGGCGTTCTGGCTGGACTTCGCACTACCCACCCTGGCGGGCAACATCATCGGCGGCAGCTTCATTTTTGCCCTGATCAGCCACGCCCAGGTTCGCAGCGACAGCGGCAAGCCCCCCTCGCAATTGCTCAAGGATGAAAAGCCGAAAAAGGACTAG
- a CDS encoding acetolactate synthase large subunit, whose protein sequence is MAKAADVVVQCLENEGVEYVFGIPGEENLDLLESLRKSKIKLVLTRHEQSAGFMAATYGRLTGKTGVSLSTLGPGATNLVTASAYAYLGGMPMMMITGQKPIKKSKQGRFQIIDVCGMMDPITKYTHQFASADNIPARMREAFRLAEEEKPGAVHLELPEDIAAEQTDALPIPRSLHRRPLAEHVAIEAAVQKLQNARNPILVIGAGANRKMTAKVLKQLIDKTGIPFITTQMGKGVVDERHPRFLGNAALSSGDFVHRAVEAADLIVNIGHDVIEKPPFFMVRGGTEVIHVSFRSAEVDAVYFPQVEVIGDIANAVWQISEALTDTSHWDFTRLMAIREANEAQIAEGADDDRFPVYPQRMVADIRRALPSEGIVALDNGIYKIWFARNYKAHKPNTVLLDNALATMGAGLPSAMASHLVYPDRPVISVCGDGGFMMNSQELETAVRLGMHITVVILRDDGYGMIRWKQANMGFTDFGLDYGNPDFVKYAEAYGANGHRVESAEAFLPLLEHCIKTPGVHVIDCPVDYSENDRILNSELRERALAV, encoded by the coding sequence ATGGCCAAGGCCGCCGATGTCGTTGTGCAATGCCTGGAAAACGAAGGTGTCGAGTATGTGTTCGGCATTCCCGGTGAGGAAAACCTCGACCTGCTCGAGTCCCTGCGCAAGTCGAAGATCAAGCTGGTACTGACCCGCCACGAGCAATCCGCGGGCTTCATGGCCGCCACCTACGGCCGCCTGACCGGCAAGACCGGCGTCAGCCTGTCGACCCTCGGCCCTGGTGCGACCAACCTGGTGACCGCCAGCGCCTACGCCTACCTGGGCGGCATGCCGATGATGATGATCACCGGCCAGAAACCGATCAAGAAGTCCAAGCAAGGCCGTTTCCAGATCATCGACGTGTGCGGCATGATGGACCCCATCACCAAGTACACTCACCAGTTCGCCTCGGCCGACAACATTCCTGCGCGCATGCGTGAAGCCTTCCGCCTGGCGGAAGAAGAGAAGCCGGGCGCCGTGCACCTGGAATTGCCGGAAGACATCGCCGCCGAGCAGACCGACGCCCTGCCGATTCCGCGCAGCCTGCACCGTCGCCCGCTGGCCGAGCACGTGGCCATCGAAGCCGCCGTGCAGAAACTGCAGAACGCCCGCAACCCGATCCTGGTGATCGGTGCCGGCGCCAACCGCAAGATGACCGCCAAGGTCCTCAAGCAACTGATCGACAAGACCGGCATCCCGTTCATCACCACCCAGATGGGTAAAGGTGTGGTCGACGAGCGTCACCCGCGCTTCCTGGGTAACGCTGCGCTGTCCTCCGGTGACTTCGTTCACCGCGCCGTCGAAGCTGCCGACCTGATTGTCAACATCGGCCACGACGTGATCGAGAAGCCACCGTTCTTCATGGTTCGTGGCGGCACCGAAGTGATCCACGTGAGCTTCCGCTCGGCTGAAGTCGATGCCGTGTACTTCCCGCAAGTAGAAGTGATCGGCGACATTGCCAACGCCGTATGGCAGATCAGCGAAGCGCTGACCGATACCAGCCACTGGGACTTCACCCGCCTGATGGCCATCCGCGAAGCGAACGAAGCACAGATCGCCGAAGGCGCCGACGACGACCGCTTCCCGGTCTATCCGCAGCGCATGGTTGCCGACATCCGTCGCGCCCTGCCGTCTGAAGGCATCGTCGCCCTGGACAACGGTATCTACAAGATCTGGTTCGCCCGCAACTACAAGGCCCACAAGCCCAACACCGTGCTGCTGGACAACGCCCTGGCGACCATGGGCGCCGGCCTGCCATCGGCCATGGCCTCGCACCTGGTGTACCCGGATCGCCCGGTCATCTCGGTCTGCGGCGACGGCGGCTTCATGATGAACAGCCAGGAGCTGGAAACGGCAGTTCGCTTAGGGATGCACATCACCGTGGTGATCCTGCGTGACGACGGCTACGGCATGATCCGCTGGAAGCAGGCCAACATGGGCTTCACCGATTTCGGCCTGGACTACGGCAACCCGGACTTCGTCAAATACGCCGAAGCCTACGGTGCCAATGGCCACCGTGTGGAAAGCGCCGAAGCCTTCCTGCCGCTGCTCGAGCACTGCATCAAGACCCCTGGCGTGCACGTGATCGACTGCCCGGTCGACTACAGCGAGAACGACCGCATCCTCAACAGCGAGCTTCGTGAGCGCGCGCTGGCGGTCTAA
- a CDS encoding FAD-dependent oxidoreductase produces the protein MTIGSTYNHPADLAVEPHSPVLPWAARFPNPPDLCFDYRRLVEQQDGIAQASRPAHRICIVGAGVTGLTVARELLRCGFTHITLVEQARRIGGRHLTVSTPAGKPPGCTAPFEMGAMRMPFFNRTGEPPKAGRSLMAYYANLFDLRLSAFPNPGTQWVNATGIYLREGQLEGEGDPKLLIWKNPEGHTPPPTAVLQRIHGKWRRFAERFAEQVAAIYGTEGWLAMWSAIVERYHRLSFRELVLLSSQEVWDPGNPGDFGGVGMDRDESAIFYAIGIGDGSWGAFYDVCCLYPLRTAIFGFSSHLQLVHGRVDERGRVLAAPYQGIETVPDSKGLHFQAPAYLGIAALDEALLFMDIAGLGESLYSQCVTRKDGLLTDSSVHGLDKLADGRIRVDYRWRHSDEAKAQPMSEVFDSVVLTTPSWLIETGMRLEGFSRNMLPPDIIEAWKHAHWETSCKVYAPLRKSFLDQHPHLPQILVTDSFVHDVYAYRYNDQHSRDCILLSYTWEDDATKLAAYSDAELVEKCVAELDRILLRCANIGEPISPHIDLGNTRIQRWMTDRNALGCAKLYRPGAYYDAVSLMKYNRELSAHSGLYLAGESFSVDAGWTEPCLRTAIDTVINLCNNTDARFKDGFNLEHYPHYQVPLQVL, from the coding sequence ATGACCATTGGTTCAACGTACAACCATCCCGCCGACCTGGCCGTCGAGCCGCACTCTCCAGTGCTGCCATGGGCCGCACGCTTCCCGAACCCGCCTGACCTGTGTTTCGACTACCGACGCCTCGTCGAACAACAGGACGGTATTGCCCAGGCTTCCCGTCCTGCACATCGCATCTGCATTGTCGGTGCTGGTGTCACCGGCCTTACCGTCGCACGTGAACTGCTGCGCTGTGGTTTTACCCATATCACCCTGGTCGAGCAGGCTCGGCGTATCGGGGGACGTCATCTCACCGTGTCGACCCCAGCTGGCAAGCCGCCGGGATGCACCGCTCCCTTCGAGATGGGCGCCATGCGCATGCCGTTCTTCAACCGAACCGGCGAGCCGCCCAAGGCAGGCCGTTCATTGATGGCTTACTACGCCAACCTGTTTGACCTGCGTCTTTCCGCTTTCCCTAACCCTGGCACGCAGTGGGTCAATGCAACGGGTATCTACCTGCGTGAAGGCCAGCTTGAAGGGGAGGGCGATCCGAAGCTGCTGATCTGGAAGAATCCCGAAGGTCACACTCCACCACCTACCGCGGTACTACAGAGGATTCATGGCAAGTGGCGGCGCTTTGCCGAGCGTTTCGCCGAACAGGTGGCCGCCATTTACGGCACAGAAGGCTGGCTGGCGATGTGGTCGGCAATCGTCGAGCGATATCACAGGCTGTCGTTCCGTGAACTGGTATTGCTGTCGAGCCAGGAGGTTTGGGACCCTGGCAACCCAGGTGATTTCGGCGGCGTTGGCATGGACCGTGACGAATCGGCGATCTTCTATGCAATCGGTATCGGTGATGGCAGTTGGGGCGCCTTCTACGACGTGTGTTGCCTCTATCCGTTGCGTACTGCCATTTTCGGTTTCAGCAGCCATCTGCAGCTTGTGCATGGGCGTGTAGATGAAAGGGGGCGAGTGCTTGCCGCGCCGTATCAGGGTATCGAGACCGTGCCCGACAGCAAAGGCCTGCATTTCCAGGCACCTGCCTATCTGGGGATCGCCGCGTTGGATGAGGCCCTGCTGTTCATGGATATTGCTGGCTTGGGCGAATCCTTGTACAGCCAATGCGTGACGCGTAAGGATGGCCTGCTGACGGACAGCTCTGTTCATGGCCTGGACAAATTGGCCGATGGCCGCATCCGCGTCGATTACCGTTGGCGGCACAGTGATGAAGCCAAGGCTCAGCCGATGAGTGAGGTGTTCGACAGCGTGGTGCTTACCACGCCGTCCTGGTTGATCGAAACAGGGATGCGCCTGGAGGGGTTCTCCCGGAACATGCTGCCACCGGACATTATCGAGGCCTGGAAGCACGCCCATTGGGAGACCAGCTGCAAGGTTTATGCGCCGCTGCGTAAAAGCTTTCTCGACCAGCATCCCCATCTGCCGCAGATCCTGGTCACCGACAGCTTCGTGCACGATGTCTATGCCTACCGTTACAACGATCAGCACAGCCGCGATTGCATCCTGCTCAGCTACACCTGGGAGGACGATGCCACCAAGCTGGCGGCGTATTCAGACGCCGAGTTGGTGGAAAAATGCGTAGCGGAACTCGATCGGATTCTGTTGCGTTGCGCCAACATCGGCGAGCCCATCTCGCCGCACATTGATCTTGGAAATACTCGCATACAAAGATGGATGACAGACAGGAATGCACTTGGCTGTGCGAAATTGTACCGGCCGGGTGCCTATTACGACGCGGTAAGCCTGATGAAGTACAACCGCGAACTGAGTGCCCATTCAGGGCTCTACCTCGCCGGAGAGTCTTTCTCTGTCGATGCAGGCTGGACCGAGCCGTGTCTGCGCACCGCCATCGACACCGTGATCAACCTCTGCAACAACACCGACGCACGTTTCAAGGATGGCTTCAACCTCGAGCACTATCCGCATTATCAGGTGCCTCTACAGGTGCTTTGA
- a CDS encoding nitrilase family protein: MQEHTTPVSPVRIAVIQYDPQVGLDHCDGNLSRGLALARRAVREGANLIVLPELANTGYTFNSRAEAYAHAESLEDGRCLQAWAEFAREQQVYLAAGFAERDGLKLFDSAVLFGPLGLLGHYRKAHLWNQEKLWFTPGDLGFPVFETPIGRIGLLICWDIWFPEVPRLMAAQGADIICSLNNWVWTPPPLFDEAGRCMASYLTITAAHVNNVYIAAANRIGRERGGRFLGCSLIAGTNGWPIGEVAGAEEECILYADVDLSAARSAPIWNSLNDLPRDRRTDLYDATLGYRLHAPMPR, from the coding sequence ATGCAGGAACACACCACCCCAGTCAGCCCCGTACGCATTGCCGTCATCCAGTACGACCCGCAGGTCGGCCTGGACCATTGTGATGGCAACCTGAGCCGTGGTTTGGCCCTGGCCCGCCGCGCCGTGCGTGAAGGGGCGAACCTGATCGTGCTGCCGGAGCTGGCCAACACTGGCTACACCTTCAACTCCCGCGCCGAGGCCTATGCCCACGCCGAGTCGCTGGAGGATGGACGATGCCTGCAGGCCTGGGCGGAGTTCGCCCGTGAGCAGCAGGTGTATCTGGCTGCAGGCTTCGCCGAGCGTGACGGCCTCAAGCTCTTCGACAGCGCCGTGCTGTTCGGCCCGCTGGGGCTGCTCGGGCATTACCGCAAGGCGCACTTGTGGAACCAGGAAAAGCTCTGGTTTACCCCCGGCGACCTGGGCTTCCCGGTTTTTGAAACGCCCATCGGCCGCATCGGCCTGCTGATCTGCTGGGACATCTGGTTCCCGGAGGTGCCACGGCTCATGGCAGCGCAGGGCGCCGACATCATCTGCAGCCTGAACAACTGGGTCTGGACACCGCCGCCGCTGTTCGACGAGGCCGGACGCTGCATGGCCTCGTATCTGACGATAACCGCAGCCCACGTCAACAATGTCTATATCGCCGCCGCCAATCGCATCGGTCGGGAACGGGGCGGGCGCTTCCTCGGTTGTTCGCTGATTGCCGGCACCAACGGCTGGCCCATCGGCGAGGTGGCCGGTGCCGAGGAGGAGTGCATCCTGTATGCCGACGTCGACCTCAGCGCCGCCCGCTCGGCGCCTATCTGGAACAGCCTCAATGACCTGCCGCGTGACCGCCGCACCGACCTCTACGACGCCACCTTGGGTTATCGGCTGCATGCGCCGATGCCACGTTGA
- a CDS encoding asparaginase, with the protein MTAPRVSIGSLGGTVSMQSGAPGQGVTPRLDCAALLSALPQLQQLAQISTATLCLVPSASLAFTDMLDALAWANAQVQAGAQAVVLTQGTDTLEETAYFLDLLWPHDIPLIMTGAMRSACQPGADGPANLLAAVQVAIADGSRGRGVLVVINDQIHSAARVRKTASLAMAAFESPGAGALGEVVEGCPIYRQAAAPRWVLPLPAQVGHQVVLLETCLDADTRLLRALGGMGYSGLVVAGFGAGHVCEAWAEALEDVADTMPVIIATRTGNGPTARGTYGFVGGEIDLQARGLHMAGWLCPRKCRLLLWLLAGSGRQAELAQWLQQ; encoded by the coding sequence ATGACAGCACCACGTGTTTCCATCGGCAGCCTGGGCGGTACGGTCAGCATGCAATCCGGGGCGCCGGGGCAGGGTGTGACACCCCGGCTCGACTGTGCCGCGCTGTTGAGTGCCCTGCCTCAGTTGCAGCAACTGGCGCAGATCAGCACCGCCACGTTGTGCCTGGTGCCGAGCGCCTCCCTGGCATTCACCGACATGCTGGATGCGCTGGCCTGGGCAAACGCACAAGTGCAAGCCGGGGCCCAGGCCGTGGTGCTTACCCAGGGCACCGATACGCTGGAGGAGACCGCATATTTCCTCGATCTGCTTTGGCCCCATGACATTCCGCTGATCATGACCGGCGCCATGCGCTCGGCCTGCCAGCCGGGCGCAGATGGTCCGGCGAACCTGCTGGCGGCAGTGCAGGTTGCGATAGCCGATGGCAGCCGGGGGCGTGGCGTGCTGGTGGTGATCAACGACCAGATTCACTCGGCCGCCCGGGTACGCAAGACTGCCAGCCTGGCAATGGCGGCCTTCGAATCGCCCGGCGCAGGGGCGTTAGGGGAAGTGGTGGAGGGCTGTCCCATCTATCGTCAGGCTGCCGCGCCACGCTGGGTGTTGCCCCTGCCGGCGCAGGTCGGTCACCAGGTCGTGCTGCTGGAAACCTGCCTCGATGCCGATACGCGGCTGCTGCGAGCCCTTGGTGGCATGGGCTATTCAGGGCTGGTGGTTGCCGGCTTTGGCGCAGGCCATGTCTGCGAAGCCTGGGCCGAGGCTTTGGAGGACGTCGCAGACACCATGCCAGTGATTATCGCCACCCGCACCGGCAATGGCCCGACAGCCCGGGGAACCTACGGGTTCGTCGGTGGCGAGATCGACCTGCAGGCCCGCGGCCTGCACATGGCCGGCTGGCTTTGCCCGCGCAAATGTCGGCTCTTGTTGTGGCTGCTGGCCGGTAGCGGGCGGCAGGCCGAGCTGGCGCAGTGGCTGCAGCAATAG
- a CDS encoding UPF0149 family protein, producing MLPALSEKELDRLEDLLITYGNDYSVLNLAELNGFFTALASSPNTVNPEQWLPSVAGGKVPKFKKPAHEEAYTALMLRYASQVAEELATDLEDFEPMFEEGESEEGPTIILEEWCFGYMRGTQVAEWSELPPEQDRLLKAISLHGLEDNFELLDSMSFDERQACVPLVVEAARGLYQYQKQHRH from the coding sequence ATGCTCCCCGCGCTCAGCGAAAAAGAACTCGACCGCCTCGAAGACCTGCTGATTACCTACGGCAACGATTATTCGGTACTCAACCTCGCCGAGCTCAACGGTTTCTTCACTGCGCTGGCCAGCTCCCCCAACACGGTCAACCCTGAGCAATGGCTGCCCTCTGTCGCCGGTGGCAAGGTGCCCAAGTTCAAGAAGCCTGCCCATGAAGAAGCGTATACCGCGCTGATGCTGCGTTATGCCAGCCAGGTGGCCGAAGAGTTGGCCACGGACCTCGAGGACTTCGAGCCGATGTTCGAAGAGGGCGAGAGCGAAGAGGGCCCGACGATCATTCTCGAGGAGTGGTGCTTCGGCTACATGCGCGGCACGCAAGTGGCTGAGTGGAGCGAGCTGCCGCCGGAGCAGGATCGTCTGCTCAAGGCCATTTCGCTGCATGGTCTGGAGGACAACTTCGAGTTGCTCGACTCGATGAGCTTCGATGAGCGCCAGGCCTGTGTACCGCTGGTGGTCGAGGCGGCGCGGGGGTTGTACCAGTACCAGAAACAGCACCGGCATTGA
- a CDS encoding glutathione S-transferase family protein, which produces MPSPIKLYNFPKSGHAHRIELMLSLLELPTELVFVDLAKGEHKQPGFLAINPFGQVPVIDDNGIVIADSNAILVYLAKAYGGERWLPEDPVGAARVQRWLSVAAGPLAFGPAAARLVTVFGASFNTDEVIGRAHTLLKVIDAELAKGPFLVGDQATIADIANYSYIAHAPEGNVSLEPYANVRAWLARIEALPGFVPMPRTVIGLQTTL; this is translated from the coding sequence ATGCCAAGCCCGATCAAGCTCTACAACTTCCCCAAGTCCGGCCACGCCCACCGTATCGAGCTGATGCTGTCACTGCTCGAACTGCCTACCGAGCTGGTCTTCGTCGACCTGGCCAAGGGTGAGCACAAGCAACCCGGGTTCCTGGCCATCAACCCCTTCGGCCAGGTGCCGGTGATCGATGACAACGGTATCGTCATCGCCGACTCCAACGCCATCCTCGTCTATCTGGCCAAGGCCTATGGCGGCGAGCGTTGGTTGCCCGAAGATCCGGTCGGCGCCGCCCGTGTGCAGCGCTGGTTGTCGGTGGCGGCAGGCCCTTTGGCCTTCGGCCCGGCCGCGGCACGTCTGGTGACCGTATTCGGCGCCTCGTTCAACACCGACGAAGTGATTGGCCGCGCCCATACCTTGCTCAAGGTGATCGACGCCGAATTGGCCAAGGGCCCGTTCCTGGTAGGTGACCAAGCGACCATCGCTGATATTGCCAACTACTCGTACATCGCCCACGCCCCCGAGGGCAATGTGTCGCTGGAGCCGTACGCCAATGTGCGCGCCTGGCTGGCCCGGATCGAGGCGCTGCCGGGCTTCGTGCCGATGCCACGCACTGTCATCGGTTTGCAGACCACGCTCTGA
- a CDS encoding pyridoxamine 5'-phosphate oxidase family protein, with translation MRSPWHAGEKRLQEQVGVAERMEVFGQKVIRDFMPDQHRAFYQQLPFLVAGAVDAAGTPWATLLEGPEGFVSSPDPRQLLIGTAPAADDPAMPGLVDGGAIGLLGIELHTRRRNRLNGLIRRAGPGQLEVVVEQSFGNCPQYIQLREYTRVDEPPQGRRDSVALDTESRVMIEHADTFFVASYVEQENGQRAVDVSHRGGRPGFVRVEGNRLTIPDYAGNLHFNTLGNLLVNPVAGLLFVDFTTGDVLQVSGHTEVILDSPLISAFEGAERLWNLDIEQVVVRPAAVSLRWAFQEYAPTSLMTGTWSEAQERLQQRERQRQWLTWRVLRIEQESRDIRSFYLQPEEGTAVPFVPGQHIPVRLQVDGEAPLIRTYSLSSAPSDGHLRISVKAQGPASRYLHQQLKVGDPLQVRLPMGSFTLDHTSDRPLVLVGAGVGITPLIAMLREQLALGLGRRIYLFHGGRTLADLPFQHELAELQQHAGGLLSIHRALSLPEPQAVQGRDYVFANRLGIEQIKATLPLDDYDFYLCGPASFTQDLYEGLRTVHVPDTRIHAEAFGPSILRRHTDDNQSTLQQPPPASEPVPVYFASSAKEARWAPGGGTLLELAESRGLSPDFSCRGGSCGTCKTKLVSGQVHYPNPPAELPEAGSVLICCAIPAQAEEGVQPLVLEL, from the coding sequence ATGCGATCGCCCTGGCATGCAGGTGAAAAACGGCTGCAGGAGCAAGTCGGTGTTGCAGAGCGCATGGAGGTATTCGGCCAGAAGGTCATCCGCGACTTCATGCCCGACCAGCATCGCGCGTTCTACCAGCAATTGCCGTTCCTGGTGGCCGGTGCCGTGGATGCTGCTGGCACCCCTTGGGCGACGCTGCTCGAAGGCCCGGAAGGCTTCGTCAGCTCGCCCGATCCCCGGCAACTGCTGATCGGCACCGCGCCTGCCGCTGATGACCCGGCCATGCCGGGCCTGGTGGATGGCGGTGCCATTGGCTTGCTGGGGATCGAGCTGCACACGCGGCGGCGCAATCGCCTCAATGGCCTGATCCGCCGGGCTGGCCCCGGCCAGCTGGAGGTGGTGGTCGAGCAATCGTTCGGCAACTGCCCGCAGTACATCCAGCTGCGCGAGTACACCCGCGTCGACGAGCCGCCGCAGGGGCGCCGGGACTCAGTGGCACTCGATACCGAGTCCCGCGTCATGATCGAACACGCCGATACCTTCTTCGTCGCCAGTTACGTTGAGCAGGAAAATGGCCAACGTGCCGTGGACGTGTCCCACCGCGGTGGCCGGCCCGGTTTCGTCAGGGTCGAAGGCAATCGCCTGACCATACCCGACTACGCCGGCAACCTGCATTTCAACACCCTCGGCAATCTGCTGGTGAACCCGGTCGCTGGCCTGTTGTTCGTCGACTTCACCACGGGGGATGTGCTGCAGGTTTCCGGGCATACCGAGGTCATTCTCGACAGCCCGCTGATCAGCGCTTTCGAGGGGGCCGAGCGGCTCTGGAACCTGGACATCGAGCAGGTGGTGGTCCGCCCGGCCGCCGTGTCATTGCGCTGGGCCTTTCAGGAGTACGCCCCCACCAGCCTGATGACCGGTACCTGGAGTGAAGCCCAAGAGCGCCTGCAACAGCGTGAGCGCCAGCGCCAATGGCTGACCTGGCGCGTGCTGCGTATCGAGCAGGAAAGCCGCGATATCCGTTCGTTCTACCTGCAACCCGAGGAGGGTACGGCGGTGCCCTTCGTGCCCGGCCAGCATATTCCGGTGCGCTTGCAGGTTGATGGAGAGGCACCGCTGATCCGCACCTACAGCCTGTCCAGTGCGCCGTCCGATGGCCACCTGCGCATCAGCGTCAAGGCGCAGGGGCCGGCGTCACGCTATCTGCACCAGCAACTGAAGGTGGGCGACCCTTTACAGGTGCGCCTGCCCATGGGCAGTTTCACCCTGGATCACACCAGCGACCGGCCCCTCGTGCTGGTCGGTGCTGGTGTCGGTATCACCCCGTTGATCGCCATGCTCCGCGAGCAACTGGCCTTGGGGCTGGGGCGGCGCATCTACCTGTTCCACGGTGGCCGTACGTTGGCCGACCTGCCGTTCCAGCACGAGCTTGCCGAACTCCAGCAACACGCCGGTGGCCTGCTGAGCATTCACCGCGCCCTGAGCCTGCCCGAACCCCAAGCCGTGCAGGGCCGCGACTATGTGTTCGCCAACCGCCTGGGCATCGAGCAGATCAAGGCCACGCTGCCGCTGGACGACTACGACTTCTATCTCTGTGGCCCGGCCAGTTTCACCCAGGACCTTTACGAAGGCCTGCGCACGGTGCATGTACCGGATACCCGCATCCATGCCGAAGCCTTCGGCCCTTCGATACTGCGCCGCCATACCGACGACAACCAGTCCACCCTGCAACAACCGCCGCCCGCCAGCGAACCGGTACCGGTGTACTTTGCCAGCTCAGCCAAGGAAGCGCGCTGGGCGCCTGGTGGCGGTACTTTGCTGGAACTGGCGGAGAGCCGCGGCCTGTCGCCGGACTTCAGTTGCCGCGGTGGCTCCTGCGGCACCTGCAAGACCAAGCTGGTCAGCGGCCAGGTCCACTACCCGAATCCGCCCGCCGAACTGCCCGAAGCCGGTAGCGTGCTGATCTGCTGCGCGATTCCGGCCCAGGCCGAGGAAGGCGTGCAGCCCCTGGTACTGGAGCTCTAG
- a CDS encoding LysR family transcriptional regulator, with translation MDQIHLMKVFVAVGELESFAAAARRLAISPAAVTRAVSALEEQLGVKLLLRTTRSVRLTEAGGRYLEDTRHILASIIEANEAAAGINAAPKGDLAVTAPILFGKKFVMPCIVRYLQQYPEVDVSAFFLDRVVNLVEEGMDVAVRIGQLPDSGLKALRVGKMRRLLCASPEYLERHGTPRHPSELQKHEVIAAGTLSPRTDWRFGAIDDPTLIRMKPRLTVTSNDAAIAAASAGLGIARLLSYQVADEVAAGRLQVILAEYEEAPWPIHILHRESKYGSTKVRTFIDMLAEHLRSQAHLA, from the coding sequence ATGGACCAGATCCACCTGATGAAAGTGTTCGTGGCCGTGGGCGAGCTGGAAAGTTTCGCCGCCGCCGCTCGCCGCCTGGCCATCTCGCCGGCGGCGGTGACCCGCGCCGTCAGCGCCCTGGAGGAACAGCTCGGGGTCAAGCTGCTGCTGCGCACCACCCGCAGCGTGCGCCTGACCGAGGCCGGCGGGCGCTATCTGGAAGACACCCGGCACATCCTCGCCAGCATTATCGAAGCCAACGAAGCCGCCGCCGGCATCAACGCCGCGCCCAAGGGCGACCTGGCGGTGACCGCGCCGATCCTGTTCGGCAAGAAGTTCGTCATGCCCTGCATCGTGCGCTACCTGCAGCAGTACCCCGAGGTGGACGTCTCGGCGTTCTTCCTCGACCGCGTGGTGAACCTGGTGGAGGAGGGCATGGACGTGGCCGTGCGCATCGGCCAGTTGCCCGACTCGGGCCTCAAGGCGCTGCGGGTGGGCAAGATGCGCCGGCTGCTGTGTGCCTCGCCCGAATACCTGGAACGCCATGGCACGCCGCGCCATCCCTCGGAGTTGCAGAAGCACGAGGTCATTGCCGCCGGGACGCTGTCACCTCGCACGGACTGGCGCTTCGGCGCCATCGACGACCCGACGCTGATTCGCATGAAGCCGCGCCTGACCGTGACCAGCAACGACGCCGCCATCGCCGCGGCCAGTGCCGGGCTGGGGATCGCCCGGCTGCTGTCGTACCAGGTGGCGGACGAAGTGGCGGCCGGGCGCTTGCAGGTGATTCTGGCCGAATACGAGGAGGCGCCGTGGCCGATCCATATCCTGCATCGCGAGAGCAAATATGGTTCGACCAAGGTGCGGACCTTTATCGATATGTTGGCTGAGCACTTGCGTAGCCAGGCGCATCTGGCGTGA